The following are from one region of the Sandaracinus amylolyticus genome:
- a CDS encoding Fpg/Nei family DNA glycosylase, producing the protein MPEGDTLHRTALRLRPLLAGRLVRALDLPRRAERVTSVVGKRVESVEARGKNLLITFEGGLVLHTHMKMNGVWRGYGPGERVPGASGNVVVVLEVDGAIAMCWSAPIVRLIRASDVDRDPHLAGLGPDPIAASFDPDEALRRLRAIDHAPLGVALMDQRAIAGIGNVWKSELLFEHRLDPFAPVARFTDDELRALLATAERRMRGGFARGTRPQRVYGRQGQPCPRCAHAITMERQGDMRRSTYWCARCQPSRVEARA; encoded by the coding sequence GTGCCCGAAGGCGACACCCTCCACCGCACCGCGCTGCGCCTGCGCCCGCTCCTCGCGGGGCGCCTCGTGCGCGCGCTCGATCTGCCGCGCCGCGCCGAGCGCGTCACGTCGGTCGTCGGCAAGCGCGTGGAGTCGGTCGAGGCGCGCGGGAAGAACCTGCTGATCACGTTCGAGGGCGGGCTCGTGCTCCACACGCACATGAAGATGAACGGCGTGTGGCGCGGCTATGGGCCGGGTGAGCGCGTGCCCGGCGCCTCCGGCAACGTCGTCGTCGTGCTCGAGGTCGACGGCGCGATCGCGATGTGCTGGAGCGCGCCGATCGTGCGGCTCATCCGCGCGAGCGACGTCGATCGTGATCCCCACCTCGCCGGGCTCGGTCCCGATCCCATCGCGGCGAGCTTCGATCCCGACGAGGCGCTGCGCCGGCTCCGCGCGATCGATCACGCGCCGCTCGGTGTCGCGCTGATGGATCAGCGCGCGATCGCCGGCATCGGCAACGTGTGGAAGAGCGAGCTGCTCTTCGAGCATCGGCTCGATCCGTTCGCGCCGGTCGCGCGCTTCACGGACGACGAGCTGCGCGCGCTGCTCGCCACCGCCGAGCGCCGCATGCGCGGTGGGTTCGCGCGCGGCACGCGCCCTCAGCGAGTCTATGGGCGTCAGGGCCAGCCCTGCCCGCGCTGCGCGCACGCGATCACGATGGAGCGCCAGGGCGACATGCGTCGCTCGACGTACTGGTGCGCACGCTGTCAGCCTTCGCGCGTCGAGGCCCGCGCTTGA
- a CDS encoding M28 family metallopeptidase produces the protein MRDLVDELCSDRCAGRAAGTEGGRIARGVVIEALRGAGLDPFEQAVPKARGANVLATIPGEIDRYVMVAAHYDHLGTVGHHVFRGADDNAASVAILADVARRLAADRPMGRGVIIAAFDAEEPPYFLTAAMGSEHFARHPTVPLDRIDMMVCLELVGHALGEVHLPSEVRRTMFLLGAERSEGTLTHVHELARSEPGVIIRPADAEIIPRLSDYAAFWERERPFVLLTGGRSRHYHTPEDLPKHLDFARMQATAAWIERFVRAQCARHEAPFVFRDRRDDVSTLDSIGDLLTPLASVSDVAAMGAQMARSLRARVRRDGALPLDARGELEQLVAAIESSLA, from the coding sequence ATGCGCGATCTCGTGGACGAGCTGTGCTCCGATCGCTGCGCGGGACGCGCGGCCGGGACCGAGGGTGGGCGCATCGCGCGCGGCGTGGTGATCGAGGCGCTGCGCGGAGCGGGGCTCGATCCGTTCGAACAGGCCGTGCCGAAGGCGCGCGGCGCGAACGTGCTCGCGACGATCCCCGGCGAGATCGATCGCTACGTGATGGTCGCCGCGCACTACGACCATCTCGGCACGGTCGGGCACCACGTCTTCCGTGGCGCGGACGACAATGCGGCGTCGGTCGCGATCCTGGCCGACGTCGCGCGCCGGCTCGCGGCGGATCGCCCGATGGGCCGCGGCGTGATCATCGCCGCGTTCGATGCCGAAGAGCCGCCGTACTTCCTCACGGCGGCGATGGGCTCGGAGCACTTCGCGCGGCATCCGACGGTGCCGCTCGATCGCATCGACATGATGGTCTGCCTCGAGCTCGTCGGGCACGCGCTCGGCGAGGTGCACCTGCCGAGCGAGGTGCGTCGCACGATGTTCCTGCTCGGCGCGGAGCGCAGCGAGGGCACGCTCACGCACGTGCACGAGCTCGCGCGCAGCGAGCCCGGCGTGATCATCCGGCCCGCCGACGCCGAGATCATCCCGCGGCTCAGCGACTACGCGGCGTTCTGGGAGCGCGAGCGTCCCTTCGTGCTGCTCACGGGCGGTCGGTCCCGCCACTACCACACGCCCGAGGATCTTCCGAAGCACCTCGACTTCGCCCGGATGCAGGCCACCGCAGCGTGGATCGAGCGCTTCGTGCGCGCGCAGTGCGCACGACACGAAGCGCCCTTCGTGTTCCGCGATCGGCGCGACGACGTGTCGACGCTCGACTCGATCGGCGATCTGCTCACGCCGCTGGCCAGCGTGTCCGACGTCGCGGCGATGGGCGCGCAGATGGCGCGCTCGCTCCGCGCTCGCGTGCGACGTGATGGAGCGCTCCCGCTCGACGCGCGCGGGGAGCTCGAGCAGCTCGTCGCCGCGATCGAGTCGTCGCTCGCATGA